From the genome of Spirosomataceae bacterium TFI 002, one region includes:
- a CDS encoding aminopeptidase N — translation MRQFNILKYSILLFLTYTQVNAQKYNPSETRTFDLIHTQLDVTPNWETSSLAGEAILKLKPFFYPQNQVILDAKGFEIKSIDLNGQQTQDFNYDGIKLQIELGKSYTNKDTLQIAISYIARPNELASIEGLKHPELKGLYFVNDQNPMGRQIWTEGETQYNSCWFPTIDAPNEKHTQQISITVDTAFTTLSNGLLIKSETNGTTRKDTWLQKIPHSVYLTMIAAGNFTKVVDPSFKDFEVSYYVEPQFEKNAIDIFGNTPEMIRFFEQKLGVKYPWEKYAQIAVKDYISGAMENTSATVHGSGIQQTKPQLIDNKPDGIIAHELFHHWFGDLVTCESWANLSLNEGFADYSEQLWAEHKYGKTEGDYTAINARIQYFIEAEDEQKQVIRFGYEDMEDMFDSHTYAKGGRILHMLRRLIGDEAFWKGLNYYLTEHAYETVEIHDLRQAMERVSGMDLNWFFNQWYLSKGHPDLFVEHSIKDNILTLYVEQTQIDSANNNLFQFPLEVLVGTKAGQELKTFWIDESEEYLEIPLADSLTFISVDPDASLLAMVDHVKSDELLIAQMQIKDYLAPRLEAFDLLTYTPDDGDGIILNPVHKKPIRDLVLAATEDPFWGLRDKAVQKFFDYDGEDFLKVERQLQSVIRTDKRSQVRASAILAMKNFLNAQNDLIFRNSLNDSTYIVQAAALEGILMNNPPDAESLVAKYRNINDVHIFGSVANYIASNGTPQDLDWFMEKIKNFDGGAKYQVIGLLGTFLIQTDEETKVKAIPFLKDIAMNESMWFVRFQAGQTLMLFGDIPEALSTLKEVVSHEKEEKVLNLYKQFPLD, via the coding sequence ATGCGTCAATTCAATATTTTAAAGTACTCCATTCTGCTATTTTTGACCTATACTCAGGTCAATGCTCAGAAGTACAATCCTTCTGAAACAAGGACATTTGACCTCATTCACACTCAACTAGATGTTACTCCTAATTGGGAAACTTCTTCACTAGCTGGAGAAGCAATATTGAAGCTTAAACCTTTTTTTTATCCCCAAAATCAAGTTATCCTTGACGCTAAAGGTTTCGAAATAAAGAGTATTGACCTAAATGGTCAACAAACTCAAGACTTTAATTACGATGGTATCAAACTTCAAATTGAACTAGGAAAGAGCTATACAAATAAGGACACGTTACAAATTGCCATCTCTTATATAGCCCGACCTAACGAGCTTGCAAGTATTGAAGGCTTAAAACACCCGGAGCTGAAAGGTTTATATTTTGTAAATGACCAAAACCCAATGGGTAGACAAATATGGACTGAGGGAGAAACTCAATATAACAGCTGCTGGTTTCCAACCATTGATGCCCCAAATGAAAAACATACACAGCAAATAAGCATAACCGTAGATACCGCTTTTACAACTTTATCAAATGGGCTTTTGATTAAGAGTGAAACAAATGGCACGACCAGAAAAGACACATGGTTACAAAAAATACCCCATTCTGTTTACCTCACTATGATCGCAGCGGGGAATTTTACCAAAGTTGTGGATCCCAGTTTCAAAGATTTTGAGGTTAGTTATTATGTAGAACCACAGTTTGAAAAGAACGCAATTGATATTTTTGGCAATACTCCAGAAATGATTCGCTTTTTCGAGCAGAAGCTTGGCGTAAAATATCCGTGGGAAAAATATGCTCAAATTGCCGTTAAGGATTACATCAGCGGTGCAATGGAAAACACATCCGCTACCGTGCATGGATCTGGTATTCAGCAAACAAAACCGCAACTGATTGACAATAAGCCCGATGGAATTATTGCACATGAGCTTTTTCACCATTGGTTTGGAGATTTAGTTACTTGTGAATCATGGGCAAACCTCTCTCTCAACGAAGGTTTTGCAGACTATTCGGAGCAATTGTGGGCAGAGCATAAGTACGGAAAAACTGAAGGAGACTATACAGCAATCAATGCAAGAATACAATACTTTATTGAAGCCGAAGATGAACAAAAGCAAGTTATAAGATTTGGATATGAGGACATGGAAGACATGTTTGACAGTCATACTTATGCCAAAGGTGGAAGAATTTTACATATGCTTCGCAGGCTTATTGGTGATGAAGCTTTTTGGAAAGGATTGAACTACTATTTGACTGAGCACGCCTACGAAACTGTCGAAATTCATGATTTAAGACAGGCAATGGAAAGAGTAAGCGGCATGGATCTCAATTGGTTTTTTAATCAATGGTATTTAAGCAAAGGTCACCCCGATCTGTTTGTAGAGCATAGCATCAAGGACAACATTTTGACATTGTATGTAGAACAAACTCAAATTGATTCAGCCAACAACAACCTTTTTCAGTTTCCATTAGAAGTACTAGTAGGAACTAAAGCTGGACAGGAGCTTAAAACATTTTGGATAGACGAGAGCGAAGAGTACTTAGAAATTCCTTTAGCTGATTCTCTTACGTTTATTTCTGTTGACCCAGATGCAAGCTTGTTAGCAATGGTTGATCACGTAAAAAGTGATGAACTACTAATCGCTCAAATGCAAATCAAAGACTACCTAGCTCCTAGACTAGAAGCATTTGACTTACTTACCTATACACCCGACGACGGTGATGGCATTATTCTAAATCCAGTGCACAAAAAACCTATTCGTGATTTGGTTTTGGCCGCTACAGAAGATCCCTTCTGGGGACTTAGAGATAAGGCCGTCCAAAAATTCTTTGATTACGACGGTGAAGATTTCTTGAAAGTAGAGAGACAACTACAAAGCGTTATTAGAACAGATAAAAGATCTCAAGTAAGAGCATCAGCCATTTTGGCAATGAAGAATTTTTTAAATGCTCAAAACGACCTTATTTTTAGAAACTCGTTAAACGATTCAACGTATATTGTGCAAGCCGCTGCATTAGAAGGTATTTTAATGAATAACCCTCCGGATGCCGAAAGCCTTGTTGCCAAATATAGAAATATCAACGACGTTCATATTTTTGGCAGCGTTGCTAATTACATTGCATCCAATGGCACGCCACAAGACTTGGACTGGTTCATGGAAAAAATCAAGAACTTTGATGGTGGAGCAAAATACCAAGTGATTGGATTGCTAGGAACATTTTTAATCCAAACAGATGAAGAAACGAAGGTAAAAGCAATTCCTTTTTTGAAGGACATTGCAATGAACGAATCCATGTGGTTTGTTCGTTTTCAAGCCGGTCAAACACTAATGCTTTTTGGTGATATACCTGAAGCACTTTCTACGCTCAAAGAAGTAGTTAGCCACGAAAAAGAAGAAAAAGTACTTAACCTTTACAAGCAATTCCCACTAGACTAA
- a CDS encoding ribosome-binding factor A, translated as MHLKRKQIFIVKENKRQRQISKQIQKDMGDIFQRDLKDVLGNAFVTITDVKVTPDLGIARVYLSFMLVNDKEELLEKIRESVKKIRSIFGNRVRHQFRVIPDFQFYIDDTAEYAAHMNEVFSKLDIPPAPEEDEEDEDDDTYVN; from the coding sequence TTGCATCTTAAAAGGAAACAAATTTTTATTGTGAAGGAGAACAAGCGACAGAGGCAAATTTCAAAACAAATTCAGAAGGACATGGGAGATATTTTCCAGCGTGACCTGAAAGACGTCTTGGGCAATGCATTTGTAACGATTACAGACGTAAAAGTTACACCAGACTTAGGAATTGCAAGGGTTTACTTGAGCTTTATGCTCGTAAACGATAAGGAAGAATTGCTTGAAAAAATCCGTGAAAGTGTTAAGAAAATTAGAAGCATTTTTGGAAACAGAGTTCGCCACCAGTTCCGTGTAATTCCAGATTTTCAATTTTATATTGATGATACTGCTGAATATGCCGCTCATATGAACGAAGTATTTAGCAAACTTGACATACCACCAGCTCCCGAAGAAGACGAGGAGGATGAAGACGACGATACTTACGTAAATTAA
- a CDS encoding ribose 5-phosphate isomerase B has translation MDSKELKIAIGGDHAGFGYKQIVLNWLQEQNYETADFGPYSEDSFDYPDSAHPLSDAVEKGRFDFGILICGSGNGVCMTANKHQNIRAGLVWDNEVAKLIRLHNNANVICLPARFISKEQALEFVQTFLSTEFEGGRHGRRVDKISC, from the coding sequence ATGGACTCAAAAGAACTCAAAATTGCCATTGGTGGTGATCACGCTGGATTTGGCTATAAGCAAATTGTACTGAATTGGTTACAAGAACAAAATTACGAAACAGCGGATTTTGGACCTTATAGTGAAGATTCATTTGATTATCCTGACTCTGCACATCCATTAAGTGATGCTGTAGAAAAAGGCAGATTCGACTTTGGGATACTTATATGCGGCAGTGGAAATGGCGTGTGCATGACAGCCAATAAGCACCAAAACATAAGAGCTGGATTAGTATGGGATAATGAAGTAGCCAAACTTATACGACTTCATAACAACGCAAATGTGATTTGCCTACCTGCTAGGTTTATCTCCAAAGAGCAAGCTCTTGAATTTGTCCAAACTTTCTTAAGTACGGAATTTGAGGGAGGAAGACACGGAAGAAGAGTTGATAAGATCTCTTGTTAA
- a CDS encoding radical SAM additional 4Fe4S-binding SPASM domain-containing protein has translation MGRVINGLKIIGSYAVSKVTKKARIAGFPIALAFEPTTSCNLRCPECPSGLRSFTRDTGMLEKTLFEQTIEELKGSLLYLTFYFQGEPYLHKDFLEMVSFASKHKVYTATSTNAHYLDKKSARKTVESGLDRLIVSIDGTSQETYEQYRVGGKLEKVIEGTKNIIQAKKDAKSSTPHVIFQFLVVKPNEHEIEDVKKLASELGVDEVRLKTAQIYDYEQGSPLIPTIDKYSRYTPKGDGTYYIKNKFIDHCWKMWHSCVITWDGKVIPCCFDKDAHYQLGSLGENSFSQVWKSPAYTNFRQSLIKSRSEIEMCKNCTEGTPVWG, from the coding sequence ATGGGTCGTGTTATAAACGGTCTAAAAATCATAGGCTCTTATGCTGTTTCTAAGGTCACTAAAAAAGCTCGTATTGCAGGTTTTCCTATTGCTCTAGCTTTTGAACCTACTACTTCATGTAACCTTCGTTGTCCTGAATGCCCGAGCGGTTTGCGGTCATTCACAAGAGATACTGGTATGTTGGAAAAAACGCTATTTGAGCAAACCATCGAAGAGTTGAAAGGCTCGCTATTGTACCTCACATTCTATTTTCAGGGAGAACCATACCTTCACAAGGATTTCCTGGAAATGGTTTCTTTTGCCTCTAAACACAAAGTTTATACCGCCACTTCTACCAATGCCCATTATTTGGACAAAAAAAGTGCCCGCAAAACTGTGGAATCCGGATTAGATAGACTTATCGTTTCCATTGACGGAACAAGTCAAGAGACCTACGAGCAATACCGTGTGGGAGGTAAATTAGAAAAAGTAATAGAAGGGACAAAAAATATCATTCAGGCAAAGAAAGATGCAAAATCAAGCACACCACATGTGATTTTTCAGTTTTTGGTAGTCAAACCAAATGAACATGAGATCGAAGATGTAAAAAAACTAGCTAGTGAACTAGGCGTAGACGAGGTAAGGTTAAAAACTGCACAAATCTACGATTACGAGCAAGGCTCTCCACTCATTCCAACCATAGATAAGTACAGCAGATATACGCCAAAAGGAGATGGTACTTATTACATTAAAAACAAATTTATAGATCATTGTTGGAAAATGTGGCATTCCTGTGTTATCACTTGGGATGGCAAAGTAATTCCTTGTTGCTTTGACAAAGATGCTCATTATCAACTCGGTAGCTTAGGTGAAAATAGTTTCTCACAAGTATGGAAGTCACCGGCATACACTAATTTTCGCCAAAGCCTCATCAAGTCACGTAGTGAAATAGAAATGTGCAAAAACTGCACAGAAGGTACTCCAGTGTGGGGCTGA
- a CDS encoding lipoprotein-releasing system permease protein (manually curated) — MNLSFKIAKKYFFSKKKRSFIHFISLISMLGVCVGSAALVIVLSVFNGLEQLNRQIFEVSNPDLSILPVEGKTFENDSILLAKINTFKEVDFSIETIEDNALGRQEEDQLIIVVKGVDQNFKKLSKLNEAVVDGQLFVANENGNFAFVGAGVYNFLNLTVMNVLSQLEIWYPKNQKLSVLNPEDNINRIKLPISGVFALEQQYDNYVYVSLDLAETLTGKYGQRSAYELYLKDGIDISNFKNELKKILPSNLIVKDRDELNEALFKAIRIEKLFIFIALLFIIGIASFNIFFSLSMLVLDKKDDIQTLSAMGASSALVRNIFLKEGFIIAGIGSIIGILIGCLICLSQMHFGWLSMGMENAIVDAYPVELKLGDVMISFLGIIVITLFAAFFPAKKATTFMKQI, encoded by the coding sequence GTGAACCTATCGTTTAAAATAGCAAAGAAGTATTTTTTCTCAAAAAAGAAAAGGAGTTTCATACACTTCATTTCTTTAATTTCAATGCTAGGTGTTTGTGTAGGATCTGCTGCATTAGTTATTGTCCTATCTGTATTCAATGGTTTAGAACAACTAAATCGCCAAATATTCGAAGTTTCAAATCCCGACTTAAGCATACTTCCTGTAGAAGGTAAAACCTTCGAAAACGATTCAATTTTACTTGCTAAAATTAACACATTCAAAGAGGTTGACTTCTCTATCGAAACAATAGAAGACAATGCACTCGGCCGCCAAGAAGAGGACCAACTCATTATTGTCGTTAAAGGTGTTGACCAAAACTTCAAAAAACTAAGCAAATTAAACGAAGCCGTTGTAGATGGACAATTGTTCGTTGCAAACGAAAACGGGAATTTTGCATTTGTAGGTGCTGGCGTTTACAATTTTCTTAACCTAACGGTGATGAATGTACTTAGTCAGTTGGAGATTTGGTATCCCAAGAATCAAAAACTGTCTGTTTTGAACCCAGAAGACAATATCAATAGAATAAAACTACCCATTTCTGGTGTATTTGCATTGGAGCAGCAATATGATAATTATGTGTATGTTTCGTTAGATTTAGCAGAAACACTCACAGGTAAATACGGACAAAGAAGTGCCTACGAGCTTTACCTTAAAGATGGCATTGACATTTCTAATTTTAAAAATGAGCTGAAGAAAATACTACCTAGTAACCTGATAGTCAAAGATAGGGACGAGCTAAACGAGGCTTTATTCAAAGCAATTAGGATTGAGAAGTTGTTTATTTTTATAGCTCTACTTTTCATAATTGGTATTGCTAGCTTTAATATCTTCTTTTCGCTTAGTATGCTGGTTTTGGACAAAAAAGATGACATCCAAACCTTGAGTGCGATGGGTGCAAGCTCCGCACTTGTACGCAATATATTCCTAAAAGAAGGGTTTATAATTGCAGGAATTGGAAGTATTATAGGGATTCTAATTGGATGCTTGATTTGCCTAAGTCAAATGCATTTTGGGTGGTTATCAATGGGGATGGAAAACGCCATCGTAGATGCCTATCCAGTAGAATTAAAATTAGGCGATGTAATGATCTCATTCTTAGGAATTATTGTTATTACTCTGTTTGCTGCATTTTTCCCAGCGAAGAAGGCGACCACTTTTATGAAACAAATCTAA